The DNA segment ACCCTCCCTGCCAATACAAAAAGGGCGACTCAATTAAAATGGTGTTTTTATGTGTAAGTGAATTGTTTTTCCTGAGCGTGGATGCAGAAAGGAGAGTTCTCTGGCGTGCAAGTGTAATCGATTTGCTTTAGCAGTGCAACCATAAAAGCGATCGCCTAAAATTACCACTCCCAATCCTTGCACATCTGACGCATGAACTCTTAATTGATGGGTGCGTCCGGTGAGTGGTACAAATTCTACACGGGTGTAATCTCCTTCCCTGGCGATCTCACGAAAGTTTGTCACGCTAGGTTTACCACGTTGCCAATCAACTTGCTGATAAGGTCGATTCTCTGGATCTCCCCACAATGGTAAATCGATTATCCCTGTGTCTGTGTTGATAACACCGGCAAGTATGGCTTCATAAACCTTGTAAACTTGTCGCTGTTGAAACTGCTGGCTAAATTGACGATAAGTTTGGCTATCTCGTGCCAGTAAGAGAATACCAGAGGTATCTTGATCTAAGCGATGCACAGCAGCGAGCATCTCTTCCTCAGGTAACATATGACGCAAACGGCTAAGAACGCTATCCTGGGTATCAATATAACGACCAGGAACTGATAACAACCCCGAAGGTTTGTTCACAGCAATTAACCATTCGTCCTCATAAATCACATTAATTTGTTCTTTTTCAAGGTTTCGCGTAGGTTTCAAACCCGACAACAAAAATCCCATCAACGGCTGACAACGTTCCACACAAGCGCCATAAAATTCACCCTGAATTTTGTCTTGACAGGATGAACCCCACCAAAATTCACCCATTGCTAGGGGTTTAAGTCCATGCGTTGCTGCATAGTGTAAGAGTTTTGGCGCACAACAGTCTCCCGTTCCTGTAGGTAAACCATTCGGCATCAATTGCTGTAATGATACAGATTGCCCCAAAAAATTCATCAGGGAGTAAGCAGCGTGCATTTGCGACTGTAATTGCTGAGATAAAGCTTTCCGCTTCTGTTTGAGGTTTTGTATTTTAATATTTGCTGAGGCGATCGCTTCCTTTAATGCCTGCAAAGCTGTGTCTCGTTCCTGCTTTAGTCGCCGTCGTTCAATTCCATCCTGGCGACTTTCTTCGTTAAGCTGTTCAAGGGCAATAGTGAGTGCTGCTGGCAAGAGAGATTCGCTCAATAACTGGCGTGTTTGTTGTCGTTGATGTTTGCGATAACGATGGCGATCGCTCATTGCTTGCAACTGCTGCTCAAACTCTCGAAAAATAGTTTCGTACTCTTGTCTTTCTGGTAGTTGCTTGAGGGTAGTCAATTCTTGTTTAATAGCATCTAACTCAGCTAAAGTATGCCCCTCTTGTATGGCAACTTGTTCTCTTCCCGGAATTGGTGGAACCCAGCCATCAAAAACACTTTGACCATTTAGCAACCCAGAGAAAGCTTTTAGTACTCGTCTTTCACCTGTGGGTAGTTCAACTAGCAAGATGCCATACATTTTGCCTTCACGGCAATATCGTTCATCCTTAGCAAGGCATTGCATTAAACTATGAGCGATCGCCTCTACTAAAGCAGTACGAGGCAACCTCAATAAATCACCATATTGCAGACAATACCCTTCATACCAATAGTTACCTGATAAGTCATCATCGGTCAAATCATATTCAATAAAATCTGATAACGGGTGTAAAACCTCGGTAAAAGGCATGATGGAAAATCTAGCTGACTCTTGGCAGATGATGATTTTATATTTTATGGAGTGCTGAGGCGATCGGCTCTTCCTTACCTATCCATAACATCAACCTCATCTAAGCTAATACTCAAGCGATTTCCTAATAGTTTTAATCTTCCCCTAACAATCTTATTCAATTCTTGCACGGAGTGCAGAATTAGGGAAAAGAGCTTGGAATCCCGCTTGGCGCTCATCTAAATCTGCCTGACTATAATCCCAAAGGCTACGGTAGTAGAAAAAAGCTACCCCCAAACCGCGTTCTCGCGTAGTCCGTACTTGAGACTTAATCTGTGACATAGGAACAGCATTATTGCGCAATCCTGTCATAATCCCAATACCAGTTGGTATTAGCCTTTGTGCTTCTTGAATTTCTGGACGAGAAATAGTAGAGATGAAACTTTGCAGGTTAGGACG comes from the Nostoc sp. PCC 7120 = FACHB-418 genome and includes:
- a CDS encoding RluA family pseudouridine synthase, with protein sequence MPFTEVLHPLSDFIEYDLTDDDLSGNYWYEGYCLQYGDLLRLPRTALVEAIAHSLMQCLAKDERYCREGKMYGILLVELPTGERRVLKAFSGLLNGQSVFDGWVPPIPGREQVAIQEGHTLAELDAIKQELTTLKQLPERQEYETIFREFEQQLQAMSDRHRYRKHQRQQTRQLLSESLLPAALTIALEQLNEESRQDGIERRRLKQERDTALQALKEAIASANIKIQNLKQKRKALSQQLQSQMHAAYSLMNFLGQSVSLQQLMPNGLPTGTGDCCAPKLLHYAATHGLKPLAMGEFWWGSSCQDKIQGEFYGACVERCQPLMGFLLSGLKPTRNLEKEQINVIYEDEWLIAVNKPSGLLSVPGRYIDTQDSVLSRLRHMLPEEEMLAAVHRLDQDTSGILLLARDSQTYRQFSQQFQQRQVYKVYEAILAGVINTDTGIIDLPLWGDPENRPYQQVDWQRGKPSVTNFREIAREGDYTRVEFVPLTGRTHQLRVHASDVQGLGVVILGDRFYGCTAKANRLHLHARELSFLHPRSGKTIHLHIKTPF